Genomic segment of Panicum virgatum strain AP13 chromosome 2K, P.virgatum_v5, whole genome shotgun sequence:
ataagttagcaattcatacacatacgcaaatgagaacgaaataggtgatgtctgagaacgaaataagtataacatgacgacatgtccataacaaaaatacggAAACAGCTAGAACcacctcctaaccaccccggccaccccggccatgtcgacctcttttacgctgagcgtggacgtggtctgtagagtaggtgtgccgctctggaggccctacgtctctacctggacgtccggtggccataggtgtctggaaggtaggatcgacctgctggttaggtgtagaaaataaccgactccaatcttcgaagttcgcctcCAAGGTATCCTGTGTGGGCCATATACAatagcaattaagatatcttaatcatcgtcttataagtcatatattttggtatatattcatcatacgtacctggtggtggtggatacgaagaatgacccatatcaggaagctggtggtgcaatcctgtaaaccgttcaaattatttaaaatattcatagaaataagaagcacatgataaattcgggctacagattaggtatttaccttgcgttccttctgctgtcgccgtagggtaatacgaagaagATCCATCATCAtataactgttgtgatcctatatgtaaatacaaaaggaattagacttcataccacaattaattgaaattaagatattgACTATATGTCTACCGAAAggtcgtggtggtgcctgtgttggttgaaatgacatccctgcagctggtgccatggtactaaactgagTCACTCCGCGAAGTTGGTAAGGTGGGTGTgcatcacctgtatggactgagaattaattgttggcttcaaagtagaaagttagtaagtatcctcacgtacctggataatgctgctgagaccaataaTGTGCTTGGGAAGACTGCTGCTgtgtgggaccacaaggaaacgaggtcgaggcttgagacgaaccgtacgagtcatcgtacgatgtccggctaccaaaggcttcaagcatggaatgggctctttgtgaaactcgggtccagggcgactcttgctcattcctatccatcatagatccccctcgaatcctcatcaaattcgcccCGGCATATAAgtccatcaacctgcacatttcaaactgcaagcaagaaaaagaaaggcatTAACACTGTAATCTaaagtatttgaaaagcgatgataactttgactcaccgCTCCAGATAATGCCTCATCCCTATGTCGTGCGTACCCATCCTGTGctgtcgcaacatgcggctgtggttgcatttcagcacatatcaagcggcaacgagtctgaggctggtaccagctcaggtacaccctgtacgaagcctccgtgtgtgcaggggtcgcaagcaccacgttctcctctgcctggtcccagccatcgacccaaggctgcacccttgtcacccacatgttggagaagggttgcccagtcctcgataaactaaatattgaaaaaaatttaatcaaatatgattagttaactatacaatgcatagtcactgaaatagtatatgaattgttacctgtggtcatggcgttcgacccgatccaatgctgacggcacaggatacaactgcctttgaccgaactgtctcctgactctgtccgggcagtgagcctcaatgtaaacgtcgtacaccaacgttgtagttgtcatccaaaaggcctggtcctgaaagcaaaccgaagatatcccgatcggtgcacgagtgtttatagccaactcggagtagggctcccacacgacgtcttcaggtgtcaaccgatcaaactcagccacaaattcaggataggcccgacgagactgtacgtgggcccacctcttctgcacaaatttaataataatatgtacaaataagaaatataaagagggtaaaacaaagcaactgaattgccaacagaatagtacgagtagcagtcatttccgtacctgacgagcgtaccagagagtccccatggtgggcctatcgtcctcggtgtcaccgtacatatccagcTCATATGGTGAGTGATCGACAAGCGGGCGACCaattgctatcctctcgtatgaccaaagctgtagcagaattggacatcctgtaagaattgcattgtgcttattttgcaccgatgccttgcagaggccacggtacgtggctgcaagtaccgctgcaccccaactgtattgaggcatttcctccacagctgcctctgcgatctccagtgcgtaaggcacaagcaccctatccacataggccccgtgtgagttgttgaacattatgtattttcgtgcattttcgtgcatttccaacaatttttgtacaatatatttttctaaatatatttttctaacattttctaaatttttctgcattttctacaatttatcttaaattttcataaacttttctaatattttcgtgtatttcctatatttttttacaatatatttttataaatatatttttctaacattttctaaatttttctgcattttctacaatttatctgaatgtttcatatacttttctaatattttctacaatttctgactatttctcgaaattttttctcgtattaaacaactaatcaataccacaaaatttgttggtaaatctaattggtttttctaaaaactaatcttaattctacctaaattatattaaaaacattacctaaatcgctaaaatataattactgctgcatacactaattatagaattaaacatacaaaaaatttagatcgagaaagttgagaaatatttattacctgcggttaggatccaaaatccggcagggcttcgccgttacaactccctccctcacccctcctctctccctcccgctctctggatgtcgtgggaagcaaatgaggggggaggggggagagaaACCTTTTATACAGgatgggggagcctgccgcccccctgccgggcggcaggggggcggcaggctcccgccagggCTTCcgcacaaataaatttttttaatttacatataagtccctgctgctgggcggcaggggtacaaaactgtaaattgtgatattaaaaatatatttctgtaaaaaatgttttccaaaaatataaaaataaaaaaacgcggAGAGTGGCGGCCGATGCAACAAGCCGACAAACACAAGTACACAAGAAGTCAACAATGACCGGCCTATACTAATGGGAAACCGTTGGGCTGGAGAAACAGTTTGGTTGAATTAGTTTGTAAGATTGGTTTGGGCCGGTTAGTTGCAGAAGTTGCGAGGCCACGAGAGGGCGCCCTTTAGAACTTTGGGCCCTTCTAACTGTTTCTCAACGTGAAAAGTTAAAAGTTTAAACAAATAGTAAACTTCTAATGCAGTTTCTGGAAAAGCTGAGTTTATATAAAAACTAAAACGTAATTTCTAACCATCACTCGAGTGAATATTATTTTCCCCTATCAatcgatttttttttgcagcacCATGTTGTTGATTGTGGCTTCCAATGTGATCCTTAGCAGCTACAGGCAATCGCACGCTCTTGTCCCATCGCCCACTTCTGTCGGCCTGGGCCAAACAGGAGTCAGGGCGTCTCGTCGTTTCTTTTCTGGGCCGCAGAGCTTGCGCCGACGCGCCGCCCCCCTCAGCCCGCCCCACAGGCCCACTCACGCGTCGCCGACCTTTTCCTAGCCGCAAATCTTTGAGCGGGTGCCGACTGCCGACTTTGTTGGCTCAGTGCAGCGGCGGCAGTAGTCCTGTCTAAAAAGATGAGGATAGCCGGCGGCGACATCGACGGCGACGGCAGAAGCGGCGACGGATAAACGACAGgagacgccgccggccggcctcgtTGGCCGTTGGTGATCGATGGGCGCACCGCACGCGCCGCCACAAGCCCACCTGTGGTGCCCGTTCGTACGCACGCGTGAGGCGTGACGCTGACGCGCCGGCGTCGCCGCAGTAGCAGTGCCCATCATCAGCTCTCGGGTCGACCCATCACCGCCGCGGCCAAAAGCAAAGCCGGCGCCGTCGCTGTTACTGGCGCCGCCCCTTATTGCAAACCATCCCGGTGCGAAGGGGCAAAGGCAAGCGCAAGATGAGGCAAAACAGTCGCATATATATACGCAAGCGCACCGGAAAGGAGAGGTGAAGCGAGGAAGATCTTTCTAATTAGGTAAATTGTATATGTACATTCTGATTCAGTGATCCATTCACACTGATCGTCCGATCAAGGTTGCTACTGCAGATGTCATGTCTCACACCAGTACAGTACAGTACAAACTGCCGCTAGTTTTCCTGCTTCCTAATTAACTACTATACTAATACTATatgtactttttttttgagattgccTAGTATAATAAGACTTAAAAAGACTTGAGGAATTGCTGGGGAGATCAGATAGGAAGCCATAGGTGTCGGATGAGCAGCTTCTCATGTTCCAAAGCCCCGTCAACTCCTCTAGCCCTCTCTTTGCCGAAGAGACCGATCGGCGACTAGAAGGAGAAATTAAAACGCAAGATGAAAGGCAAAACAAGACTAGGCTCTGACGATTCTTCCCCGCCGTGTCATCCGATGATCTCGTCCGGAACCGCCACGAACCTCGTCCGCTTCTGCAAAAGGGGCCGGAGGAGGAGACCAAATTCACAATGCGAATTCAGATGAACAGTGATGTATAACAAACAGAGCGCAATGCAAATAGAAGGCATCGCTGGTTGAATCTGGCGAAGCCGGAGCGATTGGGATGGGTCGTTGGAGCGGTTTCGCTTGAAAGGAACGCGTTGTGAACCGGACCACTATATTGGGCTGCCGTATACTCTCCccgccctctctctttttttgtacTACTACCAGGAAAAGCAAATAGCTGTGGTTAACGTGATTATTGTCCTCAGCCAGTCCGGACAATAACGATTTGGACGACTTCAGGGGACAGTGAACGTTAGAAGGACAAAACTCTGTTCCTTGAGGATTGATCGTCACCACAACTTGGGTAGATTAAAACTAGTCAGTTCATTACGTTATTGCTCCTATCAACTCCATTAGGGCCCCGTGATATACACTAGCTCCCCTTTCTCTCACTGCCTTGGCCAATAGTGCACTGCACGTGCTGTTTTAACCACCACTAGCCCAGCAGCCCTCCCTCCGATAAAAAAAAGTGCATGACGTTTCATAAACACCAAATTAGCTACTAATAAGTTCCTACTGCAACTGCTTGTCTGAACGTCGTCAAGCATGCATTCTTGACTGGAGGCAGTCGTAGTACtaatattgatttttttttaaccgCCATAGCTCATTCATATATATTAGCTACTCCCAGCTAGTTACTACTACCTGGTGATCACAATTCCAGACAAACGTATTTACCAAATGATTTTCGTCATGCTCATGCACGGTCTTTTATTCGGAAAAATATGCAACCCCGAGACCGAAGAATATGATGGCATGCCTACGTCTGCAAACGTCACGAGAGGGGATCAGTATCAGTCCTAGGGAGCCAGGTCAACCCTCCACCCATCATAATAAACGGGTTTCCTATTCCCTCCAAACAGTAGGCGCACGGGGCCGTCTCGGTCACCGCGGGGCCTTGGTACAGCGCGCGGTTGTTAGTTAATTAGTCTAACCCACACGGAATCTTTGGCACATGCACGGCCGATCAGCCGGGCGCGTGTTCGCCCTCGCCGGCTCGCCCTCTCGTGACGTGGAGCCATTAGCAAGCTACGCGCCCGGCTAGTGACGAGTCGAAGGCCGGGAGTGTGTCCTGTTCCGGATTTGTTAGGGAGCGCAGGACCACGGGCAAGTGAGCACCTAATACCGAAACCAAtccttgttttttttcctcGACGAACTAACCAACCTTGAGCTGAGATtttgcttccttttttttttctgcaacAAGGGATAATACTTAACTCAGACCGACTTGATGATCTGACTGACCAAAACCTGCCTCGCCCTTAGTTAATGTGTGGCCTTTAGTTTGTGAGCCTGCggtccagagagagagagacgcccCCTCGGAGCTCGGCCGGATCACATGCATGCCCGGCCTGAGCCTGACACGCACCGTGCGCTGTGAGCCGTTTAATCAGGAGTAGTCCGTACTAATCTTTTTTtaggaaacaaaaaaaacacaaTGCTTGATCGCTAACGTGCAGAACAGCACAGGCGTGAGATGCCGCTGCGTACTCTATCGTTCGCTGTCCTGCAGCGTCGCCTTGCGCcaacctccccctcctcctcctgctcctagTCGTACAGGCTCCTGCTCCGTCATGCGCGGGGAAGGCGGCCTAGGAAGGTTCCGTGGCAGTCGCCGCCTTGCTGCGCGGGCACACCACGTGAGCGCGCGCGGGGGCGATGCGGATCGTGCCGGCCGGAGCGCGCGAGGTGCCGCCGCGCTCCCGATCCTACGGAGCAAGCAAAGCAAGGCAGGGAGAGTGGCATGGAAAGGTAGAGGCGGGGAGCGAGCCGCGAGTGCCCACACGCGCACGCCCCCGAGAGCCCCCAAAAAggcgggcgggcgcgcgcgagcCCGCCACGGGATCAGAGACGCCATGATCGCCCGCCCACGCGATTCAGATCAGATCAccggcgccgctgctcctccgGGGACAAATATCTAGCCCGGGCCGGCTTCTCGTATGTTCAGTGGCCTGTTCATTTGGGCACTAGGGGGTATAGGGATTCGTTTGGATCAAAGTCGCACGGGACTGGAGCTGAGTGAGATTCTGAGATCCCGGCGGCCGGTTGTCTTGTCGCCTCCCCGGACAGGCGCTTAGCACCGAACCCACGAGAAAGTGTGGGCTTTGTGCTTAAGCTAGTACAGCTTTTTTCGTGGCAATAGTATGTTTTACGATTGTGATGCGTGTCAGCGTTTACATGTTTGGGCCGTTTTGCTTGGCAAGGTTGCGCTTTAAGATTCGTGCCGACAGTGATCgaatggtttaatttggaccCTCATGGTAATCAGCAATCACCTTTTGCTAGCAGCAGCCTAGAGGTGAGAGTTGGACATCCCTAATAGTATTCAACAAAAGCTTGTTTAAGGCTAGAACTCGGAGGAGTAGTTGCAGCATGCTGCACAGCAAGTAGATACTAGCCTACTATAGTACTACTTACTACTGTTAGTACCAATTATCGTTCAAGGACTGGAAAAGGATGCGACGTAAACAAACGAGTGATTGATTGGAGGAAAGGGAAACggcgggaggaggggcggcgatgCGCGTGCGGCCGGCTCACCTCTTTCTTCAAGCCCGTGcccgttgtcgtcgtcgtcgcgttCCGGGAGGACAGCGCGGAGCACGGCGGTCgcgccagcgccggcggcggcggctgcgcggcggcgccctggtCCCTTGCCACGCACAGCTGCATGATCAGCTCGGCGGCCTCCGCGGGGTCCCGGCTCTCCTTCATCAGCCGCGCCACCTCGGACTTGGGCAGCCGCATCCGCAGCCGCACGGCGCCGTCCGCGCCCACCTCCAcagacggcggcggcttcggcgaCCCCGCGGGGGCGCCCGCCACGGCGAGGCGCGCGGCCGAGGACGGCACGATGGACGCCACGTCCGACACGGTGCGCCGGGACAGCATCAGGCTCTCGAGGCGCTCCCGGGCGCCCACGTGCAGCGCGCCCGACCACGTcttgcgcggcgcgcgcgggtcctcgtcgccgccgccgcccgccgccgcggcgccggtgcTGCGCGGGATCTGGACGAGGAAGTAGAGCTTCCCGGGCTTGAGCGGCGCGTCGCGGTCGAgcggccgcgcgcgcacgccgaggcgGCGCACCTCCTCGGACTCGAGCAGCTGGTGGCCCGGGTGGCCGCGCAGcgcggcgcccgccgcggcgggggTCTTGTACCGGAACGTCGCGCCGTCCACCGTCATCACcttggccgcgcgccgccggccggcgagagCGTTgcccatggcggcgcggcgcgataGCAGACACGCACGTTTTGTTTCGCTTcttggggagggagggagggagggagggggtgtTGGCGCGCGCGTGTGCGCGGGGTACGGTGTTGCTAGCGAGGAGCTTGGGAGATTGGGGTTGGCGTACGTGAGGCTGGAGGAGTGAGGCGAGCGAGGGAAAGAGAGACGAGGAGGAGGTTATAAAGGTTGTCGGGTGCCGCTTGGAGCCTGTGTCTCGTGTTTGGTTTGGTGCCAACAAATCTCCAGCGTGTCCTGCTTGTCACCACTCACCGCTGGCTGGGATGATTGTGCAGGGATGATCAGTGTGTCCAATTTCGGTGTTCTGCTTGCCGAAAGTAGGAGTACTGGATAGTAACAGAGGCCAATAAAACTCAAAATGCTGCTACTGCTTTTTATTTGCGACGAGACGGCTAATTGTGTGTACCACATTTTGTACAATGTGCTCCAATAATTAATCCCGTGCGTTACTCCCTTCTTAGATGGACAAAAGTTCTAGCACCACAAGTACATTACTGTACATTTTAGTGGTAGCAAAATAGACATATACTCTCGCATGCTGCAGATTTGATTATAGCATATTACTGAAAATTGCCAATATTTTGGGTCGAGACTACTAGCTACTTGGCTAGGCTTGATATATTTTTAAGAGCAAAATTCGCTCCCCACTGGGCTCAAATGTCACCTGGACGGGTCATACCCAGTGATGCAAATTTCGAGCAAATACCGGTTCTCCCGCGCGTTCGTGCGCTGGTCAGTCCTCTCCTCTGCGTGTGTACAATCCTACTGGTCTTTAGATCCGACCATTTCTTTCTCCAGGTTTTCAGCAAGAGATACACACAGGTAGTACTCTTGACCGGTTAACCACGCGAATTGAAGACTGAAGATGATGTTTACtgactactactactactttttttttagaataagGAGATGTTTACTACTACTGCTGCAGGTATCATGGAAAGCTTGACCATTTTAAGCTGGCGTGGCTTGCCTTGATCATTTCCTCCGGGTTGCTTGGTTGTCTGGTTGAAAGATGCTTAAGGGCTTCTAAGAAATCGATACCCCATAAAATTCTTTTCAGAGAATCATGAGATAGTTCAGCAGTTCACTCCTATTCTGTTTAGCTCGCATTTAAAAAGTAAAGTTAGCATGTGTGCTCGCGCATATAGCTGGTCAATTTGATCCTGCGTTTAATCAGTAGATAAATATAAAAGGAGAAACATTTGTAAAACTCACATGTTTTCCTCTCTTTACATGATAAAGCTGTGTTCCTGCCTtgttttttccaaaaaaaaaaacaaagaaagttCCTAGTACATACTGCATTGAACATTGATGTGTTCTTATTTTATCTTGTCGCAACTCGCAATTGAGCCTGGAATACTACTCTACAAGGCTGACCTCCCTCCCATTTGGTAAGCACCTACCGCTCGAACATGAGACTGGTCGTCGTCCGGTTTATGGTCGAGCCAATTAGGAGTTATGACCATGTCAAGTTAATGCTTGATTCATGGACATGTGCATCTCTTGATAGATTAATTCTAAACGTTTGGTAATGCTAATTCTAAGCCCTCGCTCTATGTTCCTCAACgccaacctttttttttcctcactGGAGGCCTAATTTAGTAACTTTACCTAACATCTTGGAGGAATAATATGACCACCTAGTAACTTTTTTTTCCCAGAGAAAGAGCGATAGGTGGTCCATTATCAGGTTGAATTTGTAGGGAGATACGTTATATTATATGTAACCTTTTTtccatataaaaatttaatggAATTGTAGGCGTTCGAACTGGTGCTAATGGTGGTCGTTGTGTATGTACTGGCGCTCTGAATTCTGAATGATGGTGCCTTAGACCCATGTGCACACAAATGAAATGGTCAATTGTATTACAGTATCCTTTTTCCGCTCCtttacttttcttttcttttgctttcagtGTTCGGGGCCCCGATTTCACCTTTCCTCTCACCACAAGTGACCTTCCAGAATGATTTGTTTAGTTGCCACACGGAGATCGGGATTGGGCACCCTGACCACTACAACGGCCATCATCTTCCGCCCTTTCCAATCATCATACCCTGCGTGATCAACATTAGCAAATCGAAAAACCATACAAAAAAACACAAATAAACCTATATATGCAGCGCCGGTTGCATGGTCAAAGAAAAGTAGGGATAAATTAAGGCGAGGAATGGGAGGTAAAGCCGGATTTGCAGCGCGCTGGTGCATGATTTCGGGGGATTTTGCCGGTGCAATGCACCACTAGCGAAGGAACCGCTCTGCAACTTGGGATCACAACAACGTTGACACCCACGTTGAGCGTAACGTGCATTTGCGGTAACAGTTAACTGATGAACAGCGACGCGCATCACCGGTGCGCGCTGACCGCCGTAGCATTTAGGTTTGACTTTCtcaaatggagagagagagagagatagagagagagagagagagagagagagagagagagagagagagagagagagagagagagagagagagagagagagagagagagagagagagatcagcCAGTCTAAATCCTGTCGAGGTTCCCCCTCTCTTGCTGGGAAGCTCGAGCTGATGCGTTTTCAGGTTGGAATGGAAACAAGAGGACGGCGTCTCCCTTGCATCTGTACCTGTTCCTTTCTGTCAGTGGTTCAGTCATCACATATGTAGGGttgccctttttttttttgcccataTGTAGGGTTGCCCATATTTTAAAGTGTAGTGCAT
This window contains:
- the LOC120679113 gene encoding uncharacterized protein At1g66480-like is translated as MGNALAGRRRAAKVMTVDGATFRYKTPAAAGAALRGHPGHQLLESEEVRRLGVRARPLDRDAPLKPGKLYFLVQIPRSTGAAAAGGGGDEDPRAPRKTWSGALHVGARERLESLMLSRRTVSDVASIVPSSAARLAVAGAPAGSPKPPPSVEVGADGAVRLRMRLPKSEVARLMKESRDPAEAAELIMQLCVARDQGAAAQPPPPALARPPCSALSSRNATTTTTGTGLKKELWSYERIAIGRPLVDHSPYELDMYGDTEDDRPTMGTLWYARQKRWAHVQSRRAYPEFVAE